Genomic segment of Colletotrichum destructivum chromosome 5, complete sequence:
CTTTGAAGATAGGTGGGTGCTATGTACAACAACAGGGTACATCAACCCTCTGCCTTGTCTCGCAGTGGGAGGTGTAGTGTGGATGGGGGATATATAAACGTCCAACAATTAGACAAAACATTTCTCTTGGAAAACCAccaaaagagaaaagagaggaagaaaaggtgcctggagagagagaccgagAGAACGGGTGACTGTGAAAGATCCACCATTGCCATCCGTCCATCTTGTCCACCCCATTGCGTTGGTGTGAGAAATATGTACACATGAGAAGAAAGCGAGCCATTAGAGAACTAGGCATCGGCCGTGAGAAGCATGACCCATGTCATTACAGTCTGACCTGACCACAGATGGCCTTGGTCTGATCCAGATGATccgcaaaaaaaaagagatgAGATAAATAAACACCGCGCTTTTCCCCGCTTGATACCCTGACGCCCAAAGATTGAATCGTTTCCTGCTTCGGTTCATTTGCGAAAGGTTTGTTGTGGTTGGTCTTTCATCTCCTCTCCTTTACCACGTGAAACTCTCCTCAACAAAGTCGACCACTGTGCCTTCGTCCTGAACCTCTCGTACAGCCGATCTCACATCATCAGCCAAGGCACCAGGTCCACAAATGTGTACACACATGGCACCCTGCTGCTCTGCGACCTCACGCTTCATCAGCAGAGGGATGTTGGGGCGACCCGGGAACATCTGGACTGTATTGGAAGCCGAGACGATCTGCTGCGAGTTCTGGGGACGCGTGATGTAGAGTTGAATGCGGAGAATGTCCTTGCGGTTGGGCAGGCGGAGGATAGTATCCATCCACGGGCGAACCCACTCGAGGGCCTCGTAGTCGCGGACGATCCAGACGAGGGTGATGCGTCTCGTGGCCACGCTACCGTTGTTGTAGCCGTCAATGAGAGGCTTCAGGTAGGAAATGGCGTGGGTGATGCCAGTGGCACCGGCGAAGAGAACGGCGTGACCGTATGAGTCGAGAGAGTGGTGCCCTGAGTAGGGTCCTTCAACAACAGCCTTCATGCGAATAGCACGGTCCCCGCTCTGACGGGCGACGTTATAGAGATCGCGAGTGAAGCCAGTgtgggcgccgatgatgaaggaGACCGAAGTTGTcgtgttcttcttgtcgatgGAGGTGAGTTGagccttctcctcgtctAGGGGTAGCGCGCGGTGGTCAGGAATGTGCTCAACCCAGCCGATTGAAAAGGGGTGGCAGTCCCAGGGGCGGATGTCCTTGAAGCGCAGGTAAGCGTGGGTGCCTGGCTTGACGTCGACGTAGCGCGGCAGGTTCATGGTGACGCGAGTGCATTCGCCGGGAACGGCCTCAACGATGGCGTCAGTGACGCCACGGTCGGACCAGTTCATGTAGGCGACGCGAACGATGCGTGCCATGCGCTCGAGGAACCACAGGGTAAAAATGGCTATCATCCATGGAAGCTGGGGAAGGCCACCCGGCAGACCGGCCACGGCGCAGTGAATGTACGTCAtcaggaagatgaagaaagCCAAGATGATGTGGACGTTGAGGAAAGTCTCGTAGAAGGCGTGGCGGaccggcgagaaggagaggatCAAGATGACGACAAGGGAGATAGTGCCAGCCACGCCGGAGCCGATGAAGAGCTCGTTGGACATTCTATGCCAGACTCCTTCCCATCCACTGTCGGCAATCTGCACAATCAACCAGGCGATGGTGTGGATGACAGCCTCAATAACGGACATGCGGCCGATCCATCGGTGAAGGAGGTTGTAGGTGTCGAAGCTCACGTGAAGCATGCCGATGAGCG
This window contains:
- a CDS encoding Putative ferric reductase, NAD binding domain, ferric reductase transmembrane component-like protein, with protein sequence MDSHRRRLADLVVDLIPTKVLQQRAHAADSKGAATATSTISPYHSNLDGVNQPVNMLFKDMLWASFGGMAVLVLVITVSRILWAQLRHVSAMSVEGERQNYWKTAQWNWMPSLKKHLMYAPLWKKRHNKEIKLSNAIGIGTLPSRMHTVILGFYLASNLVYMFFLNWENANIYSFCAELRGRSGTLSVVNMVPLIILAGRNNPLIGMLHVSFDTYNLLHRWIGRMSVIEAVIHTIAWLIVQIADSGWEGVWHRMSNELFIGSGVAGTISLVVILILSFSPVRHAFYETFLNVHIILAFFIFLMTYIHCAVAGLPGGLPQLPWMIAIFTLWFLERMARIVRVAYMNWSDRGVTDAIVEAVPGECTRVTMNLPRYVDVKPGTHAYLRFKDIRPWDCHPFSIGWVEHIPDHRALPLDEEKAQLTSIDKKNTTTSVSFIIGAHTGFTRDLYNVARQSGDRAIRMKAVVEGPYSGHHSLDSYGHAVLFAGATGITHAISYLKPLIDGYNNGSVATRRITLVWIVRDYEALEWVRPWMDTILRLPNRKDILRIQLYITRPQNSQQIVSASNTVQMFPGRPNIPLLMKREVAEQQGAMCVHICGPGALADDVRSAVREVQDEGTVVDFVEESFTW